Proteins co-encoded in one Burkholderia ambifaria AMMD genomic window:
- a CDS encoding DUF4148 domain-containing protein has translation MKTMKLAGCTLLVIGSTIVAQAQAHAASTLTRAEVRQELVELQAAGYRTSLASSPDFPQNMQAIMQRAAQARGDAAGYGSDGHANVESGKPALPHVVDRDTYAHH, from the coding sequence ATGAAAACCATGAAGCTTGCGGGCTGCACGTTACTGGTGATCGGCTCGACTATCGTCGCCCAGGCCCAGGCCCACGCCGCGTCGACATTGACGCGTGCGGAAGTTCGCCAGGAACTCGTTGAATTGCAGGCCGCCGGCTACCGGACGAGTCTCGCCAGCAGTCCCGACTTTCCGCAAAACATGCAGGCGATCATGCAGCGTGCCGCACAGGCGCGCGGCGACGCGGCCGGCTACGGCAGCGACGGCCATGCGAACGTGGAATCGGGAAAACCGGCGCTGCCGCACGTGGTCGATCGCGACACGTACGCGCATCATTGA
- the ada gene encoding bifunctional DNA-binding transcriptional regulator/O6-methylguanine-DNA methyltransferase Ada produces the protein MKTAYPTDDARWGAVTARDPHADGAFFYGVRTTGVFCRPSCASRLPRREHVSFFADPAAARAAGFRPCKRCQPEGLPRELDIVNRACAVLDAHPERLTLQQLSDAVHVSPFHLQRLFKRVVGVSPRQYQAAQRGAALREALQSGQPVTQAAVDAGFNSPSRLYASVPRELGMAPSAFRRQGAGLRIDYATASTPLGTVLVAATEQGICRIAFGDEPAPLVDELKDAFARAELVEAPSRLAPFVAQIRAYLDGTRHAFDLPLDIAPTAFQQRVWEALTHIPYGETRSYSEIAEALGSPRAVRAVASACASNPVALAIPCHRVVQKGGALAGYRWGVRRKATLLASEARHVRDDETEAVAEGNVV, from the coding sequence ATGAAAACCGCCTATCCGACCGACGATGCCCGCTGGGGCGCCGTGACCGCCCGCGATCCGCACGCGGACGGCGCGTTCTTCTATGGCGTGCGCACGACCGGCGTGTTCTGCCGCCCGAGCTGCGCGTCGCGGCTGCCGCGGCGCGAGCATGTGTCCTTCTTCGCCGATCCGGCCGCCGCGCGCGCGGCAGGCTTTCGTCCGTGCAAGCGCTGCCAGCCGGAAGGGCTGCCGCGCGAGCTCGACATCGTCAATCGCGCATGCGCGGTGCTCGACGCGCATCCGGAGCGGCTCACGCTGCAGCAGCTGAGCGATGCCGTCCACGTGAGCCCGTTCCACCTGCAGCGGCTGTTCAAGCGCGTGGTCGGCGTGTCGCCGCGGCAGTACCAGGCCGCGCAGCGCGGCGCCGCGCTGCGCGAGGCGCTGCAAAGCGGGCAGCCGGTCACGCAGGCGGCCGTCGACGCGGGTTTCAATTCGCCGTCGCGGCTCTACGCATCGGTGCCGCGCGAGCTGGGAATGGCGCCGTCCGCGTTCCGTCGCCAGGGCGCGGGCCTCCGGATCGACTATGCGACCGCGTCGACGCCGCTCGGCACGGTGCTGGTCGCCGCGACCGAACAGGGCATCTGCCGGATCGCGTTCGGCGACGAACCGGCGCCGCTCGTCGACGAACTGAAGGATGCGTTCGCGCGCGCCGAACTGGTCGAAGCGCCATCGCGGCTCGCGCCGTTCGTCGCGCAGATCCGCGCGTACCTCGACGGCACGCGGCACGCGTTCGACCTGCCGCTCGACATCGCGCCGACCGCGTTCCAGCAGCGCGTCTGGGAAGCGCTGACGCACATCCCGTACGGCGAAACGCGCAGCTACTCGGAGATCGCCGAGGCGCTCGGCTCGCCGCGTGCGGTGCGCGCCGTCGCATCGGCCTGCGCGTCGAATCCGGTCGCGCTCGCGATTCCGTGCCATCGTGTCGTGCAGAAGGGCGGCGCGCTGGCCGGATATCGCTGGGGCGTGCGCCGCAAGGCGACGCTGCTCGCGTCCGAAGCGCGCCATGTGCGCGACGATGAAACCGAAGCCGTTGCGGAGGGCAACGTAGTTTGA
- a CDS encoding YaeQ family protein, translating into MALKSTIYKAELQIADMDRHYYADHALTVARHPSETDDRMMVRIVAFALFAHERLEFSKGLSDVDEPDLWQKDLTGAIDVWIEAGQPDERRISKAAGRAGQVTVIAYGGKASDIWWQGVRSKVERLRNVQVLSLADGVAAALGRLAERTMRLQCTVQDGAAWISSADHDPVAVEWTVLKARAGA; encoded by the coding sequence ATGGCGCTGAAATCCACGATCTACAAAGCCGAGCTGCAAATCGCCGACATGGATCGGCACTACTACGCCGATCACGCATTGACGGTCGCCCGTCACCCGTCGGAAACCGACGACCGGATGATGGTGCGCATCGTCGCGTTCGCGCTGTTCGCGCACGAGCGTCTCGAATTCTCCAAGGGGCTGTCGGACGTCGACGAGCCCGATCTGTGGCAAAAGGACCTGACGGGCGCGATCGACGTCTGGATCGAGGCCGGCCAGCCCGACGAACGGCGCATCTCGAAGGCGGCCGGCCGCGCCGGGCAGGTCACGGTGATCGCGTACGGCGGCAAGGCGTCGGACATCTGGTGGCAGGGCGTGCGCAGCAAGGTGGAGCGGCTGCGCAACGTGCAGGTGCTGTCGCTGGCCGACGGCGTCGCGGCCGCGCTCGGGCGCCTCGCCGAGCGCACGATGCGTCTGCAATGCACGGTGCAGGACGGCGCCGCATGGATCTCGAGCGCCGACCACGATCCGGTTGCGGTCGAATGGACCGTGCTGAAGGCGCGCGCCGGCGCGTGA
- a CDS encoding VOC family protein, whose product MKPTIRAIDHVVLRVTDMAAMTRFYCDAVGCHVEKEQPDLGLVQLRAGDALIDLLSVGGPIDRPDSGPPGTGRNLDHLCLRVEPFDPDALIAHFAAHGARPGAPAERYGAGGYGPSIYLFDPEGNMLEFKGPPAAIG is encoded by the coding sequence ATGAAACCGACCATCCGCGCGATCGATCACGTCGTGCTGCGCGTGACCGACATGGCGGCGATGACGCGCTTTTACTGCGACGCCGTCGGCTGCCACGTGGAGAAGGAACAACCCGACCTGGGCCTCGTGCAGCTGCGCGCCGGCGACGCGCTGATCGACCTGCTGTCGGTCGGCGGCCCGATCGACCGTCCCGACAGCGGCCCGCCCGGCACCGGCCGCAATCTCGACCATCTATGCCTGCGCGTCGAGCCGTTCGACCCCGACGCGCTGATCGCGCATTTCGCCGCGCACGGCGCGCGCCCCGGCGCCCCCGCCGAGCGCTACGGCGCCGGCGGCTACGGGCCGTCGATCTATCTGTTCGATCCCGAAGGGAACATGCTGGAATTCAAGGGGCCGCCCGCCGCGATCGGCTGA
- the speG gene encoding spermidine N1-acetyltransferase, translating into MQLQNDKHTLALRPLERQDLRFVHELNNDAKIMRYWFEEPYETFSELSQLYDRHVHDQRERRFVAVDPQDEMVGLVELIELDYIHRRGEFQIIIAPQRQGRGYAGQATRLAIEYAFKVLNMRKLYLIVDTSNAAAIHVYEKCGFQHEAELKEEFFGNGMYHNAYRMCIFQRDYFERPQSD; encoded by the coding sequence ATGCAACTCCAGAACGACAAGCACACGCTTGCACTGCGGCCGCTGGAGCGCCAGGACCTGCGCTTCGTTCACGAGCTGAACAACGACGCGAAGATCATGCGCTACTGGTTCGAGGAACCGTACGAAACCTTCTCCGAGCTGTCGCAACTGTATGACCGCCACGTGCACGACCAGCGCGAGCGCCGCTTCGTCGCGGTCGATCCGCAGGACGAAATGGTCGGCCTCGTCGAGCTGATCGAGCTCGACTACATCCACCGTCGCGGCGAGTTCCAGATCATCATCGCGCCGCAACGCCAGGGGCGCGGCTATGCGGGGCAGGCGACGCGCCTCGCGATCGAATATGCGTTCAAGGTGCTGAACATGCGCAAGCTGTACCTGATCGTCGATACGTCGAATGCGGCGGCCATCCACGTGTACGAGAAATGCGGATTCCAGCACGAGGCCGAATTGAAGGAAGAATTTTTCGGCAACGGGATGTATCACAACGCATATCGCATGTGCATTTTCCAGCGCGATTATTTCGAGCGCCCGCAATCAGACTGA
- a CDS encoding DNA-3-methyladenine glycosylase family protein: MSIETTTITSIADGGQVPPSAQMELRFKAPYDWARVLRFFSGRAIPGVEQVVDGVYRRIVDLNGDAGRLTVTKHPRRHCLIATVEGAAARHVDDAFARRVASMFDLGADPAAIGGGLARDPWFAPLVEAAPGLRVPGAWSGFELAVRAIVGQQVSVKAATTIVGRLVQRAGERVVHDDGMPAADGAPAWRFPTPDALAACDLEKIGMPGKRAAALTGMARAVAAGHVPLDPAQADLGTLRRAWLDLPGIGPWTVEYIAMRAWRDPDAWPASDLVLMQSIAARDPSLDRLASQKHRTEGWRPWRAYAALHLWNDVADRASGARGG, from the coding sequence TTGAGCATCGAAACAACCACGATTACGTCGATCGCGGACGGCGGCCAGGTGCCGCCGTCCGCGCAGATGGAGCTGCGCTTCAAGGCGCCGTACGACTGGGCGCGCGTGCTGCGCTTCTTCAGCGGGCGTGCGATTCCGGGTGTCGAACAGGTCGTCGACGGCGTGTATCGCCGCATCGTCGATCTGAACGGCGACGCGGGCCGCCTTACCGTCACGAAGCATCCGCGCCGGCATTGCCTGATCGCGACGGTCGAAGGGGCGGCCGCGCGCCATGTGGACGACGCATTCGCGCGCCGCGTCGCATCGATGTTCGATCTCGGCGCCGATCCGGCTGCGATCGGCGGAGGCCTTGCGCGCGACCCGTGGTTCGCGCCGCTCGTCGAAGCCGCGCCGGGGCTGCGCGTGCCGGGCGCCTGGTCGGGGTTCGAGCTTGCGGTGCGGGCGATCGTCGGCCAGCAGGTGAGCGTGAAGGCGGCCACGACGATCGTCGGCCGGCTCGTCCAGCGGGCCGGCGAGCGCGTCGTGCACGACGACGGCATGCCGGCGGCGGACGGCGCGCCGGCCTGGCGTTTCCCGACGCCGGACGCGCTCGCCGCATGCGATCTGGAGAAGATCGGCATGCCCGGCAAGCGGGCCGCGGCGCTGACGGGCATGGCGCGCGCGGTGGCGGCCGGCCACGTGCCGCTCGATCCCGCGCAGGCCGATCTCGGGACCTTGCGCCGCGCGTGGCTCGATCTGCCCGGCATCGGCCCGTGGACCGTCGAATACATCGCGATGCGGGCGTGGCGCGACCCCGACGCGTGGCCGGCGTCCGATCTCGTGCTGATGCAGTCGATCGCGGCGCGCGATCCGTCGCTCGACCGGCTCGCGAGCCAGAAGCACCGCACCGAAGGCTGGCGGCCGTGGCGCGCGTATGCGGCGCTTCATCTGTGGAACGACGTGGCGGACCGGGCCAGCGGCGCGCGCGGCGGATGA
- the sap1 gene encoding surface attachment protein Sap1 → MMKRTGVLVALVGAFSVVSIAQAGGDAAVQPKQEIQLTKNAWGCLSKDNLDSVLNHERDGKSQAKQQYFDDYRCLSVPEGQRFRVVSVDQGDVQFVSADNSDQQGLWTDSRFVKQ, encoded by the coding sequence ATGATGAAGCGAACCGGTGTCCTTGTTGCCCTTGTCGGCGCATTTTCCGTGGTGTCGATCGCCCAGGCAGGCGGCGATGCGGCTGTCCAGCCGAAGCAGGAAATCCAGCTGACGAAGAATGCATGGGGTTGTCTGTCGAAAGACAATCTGGACTCCGTACTGAACCACGAGCGTGACGGCAAGTCGCAGGCGAAGCAGCAATACTTCGACGACTACCGTTGCCTGTCGGTGCCGGAAGGCCAGCGCTTCCGCGTGGTGTCGGTCGACCAGGGCGACGTTCAGTTCGTCAGCGCCGACAACAGCGATCAGCAAGGTCTCTGGACCGATTCGCGCTTCGTCAAGCAGTAA
- the gshA gene encoding glutamate--cysteine ligase → MSNTMTHRQSELLLNRLEALSSGPTRQHLPDGLRGIEKESLRVTRDGMIAFTPHPRALGSALTHPSLTTDYSEALIELITPAEPDASLTLERLDDLHRYVYASLGDELLWNESMPGLLPADDEIPIADYGTSNIGRLKTVYRRGLAHRYGRTMQCIAGIHYNYSLHEEVWRRLHADEGSTATLVDYQSERYLAQIRNFRRRSWLLMYLFGASPALDTRFLRGKPHKLDAFDADTLYRPYATSLRMSDLGYSNTTAQAALHVDYNTLSGYLDALSTAVSEPYPPYEAIGTHRDGEWIQINTNVLQIENEFYSTIRPKRITYSGERPLHALASRGVQYIEVRCLDIDPFEPTGIALETARFIDAFLLACALDESPVLDCGAYKEANANFASVTMDGRKPGLTLMRDGQPVTLQAWADDLMADIETVGRRLDEIRGGDEHARAIAAQREKLADPERTPSARVLREMRENGQSFLAFALAHSEAHAAHFRANPPSAETMRAEQALAAKSLAEQAELEAKEAGSFDAFVAAYRAYTLNRFSV, encoded by the coding sequence ATGTCGAACACCATGACTCACCGCCAGTCCGAACTGCTGCTGAATCGTCTCGAAGCGCTGAGCTCGGGCCCGACGCGGCAGCATCTGCCCGACGGCCTGCGCGGCATCGAAAAGGAAAGCCTGCGCGTGACGCGCGACGGGATGATCGCGTTTACGCCGCATCCGCGCGCGCTGGGCTCGGCCCTCACGCATCCGTCCTTGACGACCGACTATTCCGAAGCGCTGATCGAATTGATCACGCCGGCGGAGCCCGACGCGTCGCTCACGCTCGAACGCCTCGACGATCTGCACCGCTACGTGTATGCGTCGCTCGGCGACGAGCTGCTGTGGAACGAATCGATGCCCGGCCTGTTGCCGGCCGACGATGAGATCCCGATCGCCGACTACGGCACGTCGAACATCGGCCGCCTGAAGACGGTGTACCGCCGCGGCCTCGCGCATCGCTACGGCCGCACGATGCAGTGCATCGCCGGCATCCACTACAACTACTCGCTGCACGAGGAGGTGTGGCGGCGCCTGCATGCGGACGAAGGCTCGACGGCCACGCTCGTCGACTATCAATCGGAGCGCTATCTCGCGCAGATCCGCAACTTCCGCCGTCGCAGCTGGCTGCTGATGTACCTGTTCGGCGCATCGCCCGCGCTCGACACGAGATTCCTGCGCGGCAAGCCGCACAAGCTCGATGCGTTCGATGCCGACACGCTGTATCGGCCGTATGCGACGAGCCTGCGGATGAGCGACCTCGGTTACTCGAACACGACCGCGCAGGCCGCGCTGCACGTCGACTACAACACGCTGTCCGGCTATCTCGACGCGCTGTCGACGGCCGTGAGCGAGCCGTATCCGCCGTACGAGGCGATCGGCACGCATCGCGACGGCGAATGGATCCAGATCAATACGAACGTGCTGCAGATCGAGAACGAGTTCTATTCGACGATCCGTCCGAAGCGCATCACGTATTCGGGCGAGCGTCCGCTGCATGCGCTCGCGTCGCGCGGCGTGCAGTACATCGAAGTGCGCTGCCTCGACATCGATCCGTTCGAGCCGACCGGCATCGCGCTCGAGACCGCCCGCTTCATCGACGCGTTCCTGCTCGCGTGCGCGCTCGACGAGAGCCCCGTGCTCGACTGCGGCGCGTACAAGGAAGCGAATGCGAACTTCGCCAGCGTGACGATGGACGGGCGCAAGCCGGGGCTCACGCTGATGCGCGACGGCCAGCCGGTCACGCTGCAGGCATGGGCGGACGACCTGATGGCCGATATCGAAACCGTCGGGCGCCGTCTCGACGAGATCCGCGGCGGTGACGAGCATGCGCGTGCGATCGCCGCGCAGCGCGAGAAGCTGGCCGATCCGGAGCGCACGCCGTCGGCGCGCGTGCTGCGCGAGATGCGCGAGAACGGGCAGTCGTTCCTCGCGTTCGCGCTCGCGCACAGCGAAGCGCATGCCGCGCATTTCCGTGCGAACCCGCCGTCGGCGGAGACGATGCGTGCCGAGCAGGCGCTCGCGGCGAAGTCGCTGGCCGAGCAGGCCGAGCTGGAAGCGAAGGAGGCCGGATCATTCGACGCGTTCGTCGCGGCCTATCGCGCGTACACGCTGAACCGCTTCAGCGTTTGA
- a CDS encoding L-lactate permease, with the protein MNPTAALPPGILFAQPLTPVANSLLLSFLVAVIPIAVALIALGVLRRPAWQASLAGLVAGLAVAIGAWGMPVGLAFNAVGAGMALALVPVMWIVFNALLLYNIAVKSGRFDQFRQWMLDNLPDDRRLVLLVVAFSFGCLLEGISGFGTPVAITSALLIALGFPALEALTYTLLFNTAPVAFGALGVPITVLGAVTSLPPATLGAMVGRQLPFFALLLPFYVVGAYGGMRSIAKLWPALLVSGASFAIAQFVTSNFLGYQLTDVLSSLTSLIVTIGFLQVWKPQPDPQYALARSVPATAGAVRAGFGGWLPWLVVSVVVIVWVHANIAAIGDVKIKWPGLHNAVFVSLYHKPYAAIWDFQPLGTGTAILLSAIITAALTRTGVGAFFECVVKTWRQTWIAIVTVMMIVGLAYLLNYSGISYTLGTGVASTGALFPLVSASLGWIAVFLSGSDTSGNALFGNLQVVAARQLGFDPVLMAATNSSGGVMGKMISPQNIATGVSTTDLKGQEGVVFARTFWHSVILTLLLGVLVFLQQHVLTWMIPALPK; encoded by the coding sequence ATGAATCCCACCGCAGCCCTGCCGCCCGGCATCCTGTTCGCGCAGCCGTTGACGCCCGTCGCCAACTCGCTGCTCCTGTCGTTCCTCGTCGCGGTGATCCCGATCGCGGTCGCGCTGATCGCGCTCGGCGTGCTGCGCCGGCCGGCGTGGCAGGCGTCGCTGGCCGGGCTCGTCGCCGGCCTCGCGGTCGCGATCGGTGCGTGGGGCATGCCGGTCGGCCTCGCGTTCAACGCGGTCGGCGCCGGCATGGCGCTCGCGCTCGTGCCCGTGATGTGGATCGTGTTCAACGCCTTGCTGCTGTACAACATCGCGGTGAAGTCGGGCCGCTTCGACCAGTTCCGGCAGTGGATGCTCGACAACCTGCCCGACGACCGCCGCCTCGTGCTGCTCGTCGTCGCGTTCTCGTTCGGCTGTCTGCTCGAAGGGATCTCCGGCTTCGGCACGCCGGTCGCGATCACCAGCGCGCTGCTGATCGCGCTCGGCTTCCCCGCGCTCGAAGCGCTCACCTACACGCTGCTGTTCAACACGGCCCCGGTCGCGTTCGGCGCGCTCGGCGTGCCGATCACCGTGCTCGGCGCGGTCACGTCGCTGCCGCCCGCGACGCTCGGCGCGATGGTCGGCCGGCAACTGCCGTTCTTCGCGCTGCTGCTGCCGTTCTACGTGGTCGGCGCATACGGCGGCATGCGCTCGATCGCGAAGCTGTGGCCCGCGCTGCTTGTGTCGGGCGCCAGCTTCGCGATCGCGCAGTTCGTCACGTCGAACTTCCTCGGCTACCAGCTCACCGACGTGCTGTCGTCACTCACGTCGCTGATCGTCACGATCGGCTTCCTGCAAGTGTGGAAGCCGCAGCCCGATCCGCAGTACGCGCTCGCGCGCAGCGTGCCGGCCACGGCCGGCGCCGTGCGCGCGGGCTTCGGCGGCTGGCTGCCGTGGCTCGTCGTGTCGGTGGTCGTGATCGTGTGGGTGCACGCGAACATCGCGGCGATCGGCGACGTGAAGATCAAGTGGCCGGGCCTGCACAACGCGGTGTTCGTGTCGCTGTACCACAAGCCGTATGCGGCGATCTGGGACTTCCAGCCGCTCGGCACCGGCACCGCGATCCTCCTGTCGGCGATCATCACGGCCGCGCTGACGCGCACCGGCGTCGGCGCGTTCTTCGAATGCGTGGTCAAGACGTGGCGGCAGACGTGGATCGCGATCGTCACCGTGATGATGATCGTCGGGCTCGCGTACCTGCTGAACTACTCGGGGATCAGCTACACGCTCGGCACCGGCGTCGCGTCGACCGGCGCGTTGTTCCCGCTCGTGTCGGCGTCGCTCGGCTGGATCGCGGTGTTCCTGTCCGGCAGCGACACGTCCGGCAATGCGCTGTTCGGCAACCTGCAGGTCGTCGCCGCCCGCCAGCTCGGCTTCGATCCGGTGCTGATGGCCGCGACCAACTCGTCGGGCGGCGTGATGGGCAAGATGATCTCGCCGCAGAACATCGCGACGGGCGTGTCGACGACCGACCTGAAAGGGCAGGAAGGCGTCGTGTTCGCGCGCACCTTCTGGCACAGCGTGATCCTCACGCTGCTGCTCGGCGTGCTGGTGTTCCTGCAGCAGCACGTGCTGACGTGGATGATCCCCGCGCTGCCGAAGTAG